Within Quercus lobata isolate SW786 chromosome 5, ValleyOak3.0 Primary Assembly, whole genome shotgun sequence, the genomic segment GCTACTCAGCAAGGGCACAaaagtgtacaaagaaaagtttgttttataaatgtcgaaaatgcttttattacttttcttataaaatatttcaaaagaatttcacagaaagacaaaggcaaaagaatttcaaaagaagttttgacagaaaatatttgttccaaacataatccttttcccaaaacccaattgcaaactaccatgagtaaaagattctctcaaaaagacaagggcaaggcaccagCGGTGCAACCCAGAGGTTTCTGAAAGCCCTCAATAAAAATTTCGAATATGCATGGAGGCATCTcgatagagacaatatcccttcaggatacgttgctagcagaggcaatgtattcatgtggtaaTAAAAGTGTAATTCTGCAAAAAATGCTCGACAATGATCTTATGTTTCAAGacggagaatttacagaccttcctcttcatattaaactacttcttgataatttacaggtAGCATTCACCCTCAGATAGAAACCTttattccaaatgaccctttaggttttggaattacatcttgttagcaccggggcatttattgaagcactcggttgtcaactccctggcaaggaggatggagattcaagctccacaaagacagaactacagtctctaaaaagctatcttatgagaacaagcttttcaaagctccaccctaagatgcagcaaaaaacgagacttgctattagaaccttaccccctgaaatccaacaaaatatattaactcataaagctataacaagttcttatgacagatggatgtatctttttaaagtattagtctctacagcatttatcagaacagaagacatgacaggtgatatatggttatctcataaggctaaatggtatgacagttttggaaattcagacagagtttatgaaagaACAGGAGATATATTTAATCCCTACCCGGGATTACTTGTCAACACAGagacagaagatccagtaatTTGTGATCCCTTATGCttatctgaaatgctagaagcaggGTTTATCAGCAAATTAACCATTACTTCTGCAAAtcagattagtttatttcccaaagtcatccaagaagcagcagcacagattggaggacttaattatatgaagatagaAATCTGGAGTACTCTTCTAGTTTGGGGCactagctattatatggaagctcagtcagcacacattttagtccttatccatGATTGGAGTAGTATCCCTGAATATAACTGGTATACAGGAGATACTTATTTATCACTTGATGATCCAGGTGctctggctcaagaatggtctaattttatgagtaataagatttatgaagttcAGAAAGAATTAGACAGAGGTTTCTATTTATATGGCTACACCGATAGGATAGCTGTGTATGGCCCAAGACCTTTAGCCGGAAAGCTCATTGGGAAAAGAAGGATTGTTAAAGACCCCAGATTGATGACAGCCAAAGATCATGTTCCTGTTTTCCTTCCTATTTCATATTGTGCCCTATGTAATGATTATGGAGTGCTCCACAAGCATAAGCAGTATGTGGATAACTCTGATtcgctagattatgataactacgTGGATACAGGTTGATAGACAGATAGACAGAAGGCACAGACAGACAGAATACTCTTCCGACAGACAACaacgacagatcactattcactgaCGACAAATCACTATTCACTGgagacagatcactattcaccaacatgcatgaatagcttcTAGACAGATCCATTATAGTCCAGAAAAATACAGATAGATccaaaaagatattttgacaaaatattattcacatgcagATAGACTATTACTAttcaagatagacttttactgttcaagattctacctacaaattaacttgagttcactttacttaactcaggttacttttgaagacttaccatggttcactttatctataaaagGATAGACTCTGAAGACAGAAGATAGGTCCAGAACGAAGGTCCAAATTTACAAGTCCAAGTTTTAGGTCCAAATTTTAGGTCTAAGTTTCCAGTTTAATTCCAAGGTCCAAGCTTTAGAAAGACTTTATAGCTTTCCCTTTCCCTctccgaaagacttttgtactttactttctttttgtaatcttgtaacctttcCTTCAGACAaacaatcttgtaaccctttacagactttactttgtaatcttgtaactcttcagacagtgtttattttcaaagcttgtaagaaagacagaagttttcagttttaatcaaagacagaagtattttcaagtaagattttatttgtttcagttttcatattccataccatgttttaatttattttgactatatctattttgctattttcttccttatcaactattttatcattgtttatgcttctatattactgcctCCCAGGTGCAAGACACATTTGCTGCCACCCTCCACTACCAGCTTGCTAGGCTTGTTGCAGAGTTATTTTCTAGAGATTCATCATGCGAAGTGTCAGAGAAATGAAGAGATTGGGTTTGGGGGATCAAGATTCAAACCTAACAGGACTAAGATGCTAATTTTAGGCTGAAACGTCCACAAGGTTACTATGGAAAAGTAGATTCTTTGAAATCTTTAAAAGCAAACCCCTTAGTGTTCTATTTGATTATCAAATCCAGTGTTCTGATGTGATTAATATAGAGGATCCACAGATTGTGGCAACTGTAAACCACAGAGCATACTAATCAGGACAATAATCAAATATACTAATCAAAGGAGAGTGAAACTGATCAcgagctctgataccaactaTGACTACAAAAGAAGAGGGAAGATTGAAATAGAAGGTGTAAGAAGATTATGGAAATTGGTTTACAAAATATACGACTAAGAAGAAGCAGAGGTCTCAGCTTGTTATGATGAGGCTGTGGAGCAGGTGCATGGTAGGGGTCTTTACTGCAGAGGTGGACAGCTGGGAAGATGAGCTGTATGCTGCAAGGATAAGGATGAAACGTCTGAAGACCTTTCtagggtctttttttttttttttagtacaataTATTAGGAAAGTCTAGTCCcatccatctcttccttggaaCCATTCTTCATCTACATCAGCATTTACATCTAGATCATGGTTATGGTAATAGGGGTCATCATACCCCTCAAGAGGATTTGGCATTTCCTAGTGGTCTTCATGTGGTAATTGCTTTCTACAGGTTTCTAGATCTGTAGGTACTGCTTGAGATAAGATCCCTTTATTTAGAGATTCTGTCAGTGTGAGAGCATAGTAACAAGATACCCAAGATAGGTCTCGATGTGTGTGTAAAGTTCCATCTGGATTGGTAAGCCACTGTATTTCTACAAGGTGGAAAAGTCCTTCTGTACGAACATCATTTTTGGAGTAAAGCTTAACAATCAAAGTTGTTGAAGTAATCTTTCTTGCAAATCTTGGATGTTCTGTGGAAGGATATTTTATCCATTCTCCATCATAggcatcatttttcaaaatgttaaaccagaatttatgaaaatatctattttcacgtgggaaaatatctattttcacttgggaaaatatatttgtaaaattctgGCTCAAAATGGATGCACAAATGATACTCATTAAGTAAATACCACATGTAGAGATAATGTGTAACTGTTCAATTTGTTATCCAGAAGGCAAAAGGGGTTTTCCATGGTTGGTCAATATCAGCGAAAATAGCAAGGAAGGGGTTGGTGATTTCTGAGATAATTATGGAGGATTCTGATAATCCTTTTGGCTCTGGCTTGAAGAGTTAAGGTTTttatttggtcttttatttctAGAGGGAGATTCTCTATCATGTTAAGGATATCACTAGGAATTGCAGGAGAaggatttgatgatgaggaaGGATCTGTAACAGGGTATACACATAAGGGGGAAGGAAGAATTGTGGTATTGAGGACTGGAGGCTTTCTGGAAAGATAATCAGTGATAAGGTTATCTCTTCCTTTGATGTGCTTGACTTGGAAGGACCATTgtgaaaaccaatttgaccaTCTGAGTAACTGAGGATGTGgaagcattttccttttgaacTGAAGCATTTTAGGGAAGAAAGACATATCTGTTTCTACCAGGAAGTGATGCCCAAGAAGATGAAACtggaatttttcaattccatGTTTGACTACAAGAATCTCCTTAAAAGTAGAGTGGTAGTGTAATTCTGAAGGTTTAAATGCTCCACTCTTGTACCCACAACTATTTCTTTTACCATCAAGTTCTTCAAAAAGAGCTGTTGCCCAATACTCATCACTTGCATCTATTTGCAATATC encodes:
- the LOC115990169 gene encoding uncharacterized protein LOC115990169; the protein is MSYFIPKISKYRNSLAQLLKKCPPEWNSVHTEAVQQLKKLAEKLPPLQIPGTSKRILQIDASDEYWATALFEELDGKRNSCGYKSGAFKPSELHYHSTFKEILVVKHGIEKFQFHLLGHHFLVETDMSFFPKMLQFKRKMLPHPQLLRWSNWFSQWSFQVKHIKGRDNLITDYLSRKPPVLNTTILPSPLCVYPVTDPSSSSNPSPAIPSDILNMIENLPLEIKDQIKTLTLQARAKRIIRILHNYLRNHQPLPCYFR